The Bacteroidota bacterium DNA segment ACAAGGACCTGGAAATCCAGAAGAAACGCTTAAAGCATTAGGTTTTATAGACGGTCTTACCGAAAAGTCCAAAATTGCTGACATTGGTTGTGGAACAGGTGGTCAAACAATGGTATTAGGAGCACATACACCGTGTGAAATTATCGGTATTGATGCTTGGCACGGTTTTATTAGTCAATTAAACCAAAATGCCCAAAATAAAAATCTTCAAGATAAAGTGAA contains these protein-coding regions:
- a CDS encoding class I SAM-dependent methyltransferase; this translates as MNNEKKTIHEFDLNIIYEYFSKTERQGPGNPEETLKALGFIDGLTEKSKIADIGCGTGGQTMVLGAHTPCEIIGIDAWHGFISQLNQNAQNKNLQDKVKGIVGNMENLPFQEEEFDLIWSEGAIYHIGFEKGL